Sequence from the Parvicella tangerina genome:
TAACTTTGAACTTGACGTAGATTCACCATACCCAATTCCAAGCAAGGAAAGCTTTACATCAAAACCAGCATTGATGGACTACCCTCAAAGAAGAATTAAATACGGCCATTACGGTAAAATTGCTGAAGATTGGATTAAAGCAGCTTCTGAGATGAAAGATGGTGAAGAGAAAGACGCATTGGTCTTACGCTTAGCCAACATGTTAAAAGCCTCCTATTTAATCTGGAACAAAGATGCTGTGGAGAATAGCGTTATCGTTAAAAATCTTCAAGAAATGTCTAACGGATCTCTGACCATTTCTGAAGAGAAGTTAGCAGAAACTTCCGATCTTCTAAAGAACTTTAAACGATCATCTAAAGGAGGAAACAATAATAAACGAAAAAATAAGCGTAGAAAGAGTAAATAACTCCCACTTCTCCTGGTTACAAACATTCTACCCTTAATAGAAAATAATTTGTTAAAAAAGGGAGCCTGTTATATTCTATAACTTAACACTCGATAAGATTCGTTAATTTATAAATCAACATATAAATGGGTTCATTCGAAGTATTTGGGGGTAACAAATTAAAAGGTGAGTTAACTCCTCAAGGAGCAAAAAATGAGGCGCTTCAAGTATTAAACACCGTTCTGCTTACTGATCAGGAAGTTATCATTTCAAACATTCCTGATATTGTCGATGTAAACAAACTAATCAACCTACTTCAAGCTTTGGGGGTTAAAGTTCAAAAGCTAGACAAAGGAAAATATAGCTTTTTAGCAGACGATATTGATGTAGACTATATGCTTACTGACGAGTTTAAGCAGAAAGGTGCTAGTCTACGAGGTTCAATTATGATCGTAGGACCTTTATTGGCGAGATTTGGGAAAGGGTATATTCCAAAACCAGGTGGAGACAAAATTGGAAGAAGAAGGCTAGACACACATTTTATTGGTTTTGAGAAGTTAGGTGCTGGGTTTAAATATGATGCGGCTACCAACTTCTTTAAAGCAGAAGCTCCAGGGAACCGGCTAAAGGGAACTTATATGTTGCTCGATGAGGCATCAGTTACGGGAACAGCCAACATCGTTATGGCAGCGGTTCTAGCTGAAGGGAAAACGACCATCTATAACGCTGCGTGCGAACCCTACTTGCAACAACTTTGTAAGATGCTGAACAGTATGGGCGCAAAGATTTCTGGTGTAGGATCTAATCTATTGACTATAGAAGGCGTTGAGAAACTAGGCGGTTGTGAACATCGCATCTTGCCAGATATGATTGAGATTGGTAGTTTTATAGGGCTTGCGGCAATGACCCAATCTGACATCACAATTAAAAATGTTTCCTACGAAAACCTTGGTATTATTCCTGATGTTTTCAAACGTTTGGGGATAAAAATGGAATTGATAGGTGATGACCTCCGAATTCCAGAACAAGAACTCTACGAAATTGAGACGTTTATTGACGGTTCAATCATGACCATTTCAGACGCTCCATGGCCAGGGTTTACACCAGATTTATTAAGTATTATTCTCGTAACAGCCACACAAGCCAGAGGAAGCGTGTTAGTTCATCAAAAAATGTTTGAAAGCCGCCTGTTCTTTGTAGATAAACTCATTGATATGGGAGCACAGATAATTCTTTGTGATCCACATCGTGCAACAGTTATTGGCCTGGAACGAAAAACGCAGTTACGTGGAATTACCATGACCTCTCCTGATATTCGTGCTGGAGTATCTCTATTGATTGCTGCTTTATCAGCCGAAGGCAGATCTCTTATTCACAACATTGAGCAAATTGACCGGGGGTATGAAAACATTGAATTAAGACTGAATAATTTAGGTGCTGATATCCGCAGGATATAGACTGTTTTATGGAACAGTTTTTGCAGCAGACAGAGCTAAATTCATTTACCACATGAGAAAGATTAAGTTATTTATTATTCCATTGTTCAGCATTTTGATTCTGACAAGTAGTTTTCATTGGCCTCCTGAAAAACAGTTCTGGTCAATAAAAGCATGGCTAAAGAGTATTCAGGGAACACAAGTTGGTATTAACGTTGGAGACATTGCGCCAGATATAAAAATGGGAGGTATTGATGGGAAGGAACTTTCCCTATACGATCTTAGGGGTAAGGTTGTTTTAATTGATTTTTGGGCAAGTTGGTGCGGTCCATGTAGGTATGAAAACCCCAATGTAGTAGAAGCATACGATAAATATCACAGTGAAAAATTTCGAAACGGGAAAGGTTTTGAAGTGTTTAGCGTATCACTTGACGCCTATAAATCAGCATGGACAAATGCCGTCAAAAAAGATAACTTAAAATGGAAGTACCACGTTTGTGACTTTAAAAAATGGTCCAATGAAGCGGCTAAGCTTTACAAAATTAACTCGATTCCTACTAATGTGTTGGTAGATGGTAATGGAGTAATTATTGCTAAGAATCTTAGAGGAATTGAACTCCATAAGGCCCTAGATAAAATTCTAGAATAGACATTGTTTTGACTGCCATGGATCGTTACTCGAGACAAACGAAGCTAACAAATATTAATGAAAGAGGTCAGGAACTACTCCTGACCTCTTCTGTTTTGATTATTGGGGTTGGCGGATTAGGATGCCCAGTTGCCCAATACCTTGTGGGTGCTGGAGTGGGAAGAGTTGGTCTAGTTGATGGCGATACTGTTGATCTCTCCAACCTTCACCGACAAGTACTCTACACCGAAGAAGATTGCAGATCACCAAAAGCATCTGCTGCCATGCGTCACCTCAAGAACCTCAACTCAACAGTTGAGCTAGAAGCTTTTGACTCCTATCTATCTGAAGCGATGGCTTTGGAGTTATTTGATCGCTTTGAAATAATCATTGACTGCACCGATAACATCCCTGCGAGATTGCTGATTAATGATGTATGCTGCAAACTAGATAAAGCATGGGTGTACGGGGGCGTAAGACAGTTTGAAGGGCAAGTGTCTGTATTCAACCATGAAAACGGACCTAGTTATAAATGTCTATTTCCAAATCATGCTGTTAATCAGGCTTCTTGTATAGACGAGGGAGTTTTGGGTACCTCCCCAGGAATAGTTGGCACCTACATGGCCAATGAAACCATCAAACTCATTTTAGGCATTGGTGACCTACTAAGTGGAAAGCTGATGGTCATTAACTTCCTGAGCAATAGCACACACATTTATGTCGTTAAACGTAACCCTGAAAACTTTGTGTTCGGTGAATTTGAAACGATCAGAACCATCACTCCAATTGAATTGAAGAATAAATTTGGAAAAGAAGATTTTCTTTTGATCGATGTTCGCGAAGCAAATGAAGTTGCTATTTGCACTCTTCCTGACGCTATCCATCTTCCGCTCTCAACATTTAGTACTTCCTACGAGGTTATTGAGAACGAAACGCGAAGACCTATCATCGCCTATTGTCATCATGGCATGAGGAGTTTACAAGCTCTTCAGTTCCTTCAATCTAAAGGGTTTCAAAACTTACATAACCTATCTGGAGGCATTGATCAATGGGCCAAGGAAATAGATCCCGCAATGAAAAGGTATTAAATGAGACGCTGAACAGCTTCTTCAAAAGAAATATTACTCACCTTACTCTCTACCCAAGCCTGAATATTAAAGTACTCCTGAATCACTTCCTGATCTTGTTTTTTCAAAATGCTGCTCAACTCGTCTCTGTATTCTTCAAAAGCCGCCTTACTTGCCTTGGGACCAACTCTTACAACTTTCTTCAACAACCTAACAATGGATAGCTCTACCTCTTCCGTATTCGAACTTTTCTTGATTTTCCGAGTTGTTGATTTCATTAAGTACTCCAACAAATCATAATTTCCTAGCTCATAGTGAAGAATCAGGTTAAAAACTCTCGCATACGTGTAAATATCTTGTCGAAGTTTTTGTTCGTTCTCATTCAAAATGGCATTGACCCACTTTAACGACTCTCGATGAAGACCAGCACCGAAATAGACATAAGCAATGTGATAACTGAACAAAAGTACTTGTTCTTTAGGTAGTTTATCCCCATAATGATTCAAGCCATCGATCATTTCATCAACCATTTTTAAGGTTGATTGAAAAGCTCCTTTTCGGTAAGAGACTGTAATTCTAGAATTATAGATACAAGTAAAAACTTTTACTTTAACATCATAAGAATTAAACCCTTTGGTGTTTGGCAATGATTCTAATTCAGAGATCAACTGTTCTGCCTTGTTGTAATTCTTCAAACTGATGTTCGCAAGAATCAAATTATGAAGTGTTCTTACATAACGTTTGGCCAGTGAGCTCTTGAGCTTAGGATTATTATCTAGGATGAACTTGGTACGATTGAACTTCTCGAGTGATGTTTCGTAGTCTCTTTTAGTAGCATTACAAAGTCCTTGAATGTAATAACAAATTGAAGCTGCACGACTAGACAACGCAGTGTTCTTGCCTTTGATAAGATGGTGATTAGCAATTTCATCAACAGCCGATATATCTTCAGGCTTTGTAACAAACCCACCTCTTCTAAAGATATAGTTGATCCTGGAGTAGATCATTTGATATTCCGCAAGGTTTCGCAGTTTTTCAATGACATCCAATTCTTCTTGAATCAATTTATCCAAATCATGCGTGAAATTTCCTTGCTCATAATCTTCCTCAATCAACAACTTTTCCCAGGAAATTAATTCAAACCAATAATAGAATTTTTCGTTTTCTCTAGCTAGTTTTTTCGCACGCAAAAGGAATTTCCGACACTCTTTGTAGAGCGATTTTTTATACAATAATTCTACATTCTTTATCTCCTCCTTGAGGATCGCACTCACAGAATTGTCAGAGTGGAAACCTCGCAAACTTTTGAGGATCAGTTTGTACAAATGATTCTTTTCGGAAGGTAGGTGGTTGATGAATTTTTCATCTTTGTAGAAATCCTTTAATTCTTCCTCATCGTAGTTAGATTGCTTATCAATAAAATCAAATATTTTGAGATAGTTCTTTTCACCACTCTGAAGAGAAGAGGTTAATTTAAAAAACCTTTTCTCCGATTTACTGAGGGACTTGATAAGATCAAAAAGTTCTGTTGAAGGCTTCATTTAATCCAACTTTGTGCCTTAACATTCAGGCGTTAGGAATACAATAATATGACAAAATCCTCAAAAAAACACGATTGCTGAACCCATCAATTTTCAATAGCATTCCAAGAATATCTCGCAGTATTTTGTAACTTTATACCTCAAGATCAACACCTTTATGCGAGCCATTACTTTTCAATTATTTCTATTTTTACTTACTTCTAACTTGCTTACTTTTGGGCAAGAAGCAAATCCTTACAAGTGTAGTCATTCCACACATCTCTTCGAAAAAACGGGAAGTACAGACAACCTCAGAAGTGACACTATTGACATTTTGAATTATGACATTACGTTGGATTTTGCCAATGTAGGAAGCCAAGAGATCGCTGGAATATGTCATATTAAATTCCGCTCACTTCAAAATAACGTATCTACACTGAGTTTAGACCTCTTGCAGTTAACAATTGATTCGATAACGCAGGGTGGTCAAATACTTACCTACCATTATAATGACACACTTATCGTAGCAAACCTAGCCAGCGCTCTGAATATTGGTGACGTTGACAGTGTGACGGTATTCTATCATGGTCAACCCCAGGGAGACCCAAGTGGATGGGGCGGCTTTTATTTTCAGGGAAACTATAGCTATAACCTCGGAGTAGGTTTTGAAGCTGACCCGCACAACTATGGTAGAGTGTGGCACCCTTGTTTTGACAACTTTGTGGAACGTGCTACTTATGACATTACCTTACTTACCCCCAGCAATTTGAGAGGTTATGCCAATGGCTTAATAACTTCTGAAATCGATCATGGGAGCTATTATGAGCGTTCATGGAGCCTCAACCAATCAATTCCAACTTATCTGGCCTGTGTTGCTGTTGGGCAGTACACTCATGTTGAACAAAATTACCTAAGCCCGATTACTAGTAACTCAACTCCCATGTATTTGATTGCTGAACCAGCTGACACAACTGGTTTTAAGAGTTCCTTCGTAAACTTAGAGGGAGCGATGAATGGCTTTGAGCAACAATATGGACCTTACCTATGGGACAAAGTAGGTTTTCATCTGGTTCCATTTACTTCTGGGGCCATGGAACATGCTACCAGCATCGCTTATCCAAAGGTAGCTGCAAATGGCTCATTATCCAATGAAACCTTAATGGCTCATGAGCTCTCCCATCATTGGTGGGGTAACCTAGTTACTTGTCGAACGGATGGTGATATGTGGATCAATGAGGGCTTTGCCAGCTATTCAGAAAAAATCTTCCTGGAACACGTGTACTCTTATGATCGTTACCTGACTGATGTTAAAGCGAATCATAAGGATGTTCTGCTAAACGCACACGTTAGAGACGGTGGATATTTTGCCATATCAGGTGTTCCTCATTCAATTACTTATGGAGACCATTCCTATAACAAGGGAGCAGACATAGCACATAACCTTAGGACATATATGGGTGATTCAGCATTCTTCAATGGACTTCAATCCTTTCTTGCTGACCATGCTTTTGAAGATGTGGATGCGTATGATTTTAGGGACCATTTGAATGCAAACTCCCCTATCGATGTAACTGACTTTTTTGAAGATTGGGTGTTCAATGCAGGGTTTCCAGGGTTCGTTATTGATTCCTCGCTTTTGATTCAAAACGGCAACAATTACGATGTAGCGATTTACGTTCACCAAAAACTTCGTGGGACCAATCACTACTATGCGAACGTGCCCATGGAGATCACGTTTGTTTCAGACGGTTGGGAAGACACCACATTTTCATTTGTTTGTGATGGTGAGTTTACTACGGCTCAATTTACCGTTCCTTTCCTTCCAGTGATGTCATACCTTAATGGCAACGATCGATTAAGCATGGCGGTTACGGCCGAAAATCAAGTAGTTAATGGCACGAATACACAAGACCTTAGCTACGCTATGTTCAGATATATTCCGAGTAATGCGCCTGACAGTAGCTTTGTTAGAATAGAACATTATTGGGTAGCACCAGATGGTTTTCAAGAGCCTGAAAATGAGTTTGCGTATTACATTAGCGAAGAAAGGTTTTGGAAAGTTGATGGCATTTGGGCGGATGGTTTCCACGCTACAGGCAGAGTATATTTTACAGGTAAACCTGGCGTATCAACAGAATTAGACCCAGTTTTGGCATCAAAACCTGGCTTTCATGAGGATTCATTGGTACTTCTCTACAGAGAGAATGCTTCCTCCCTTTGGCATCCTGTGGAAAACATTAGCATTCAAACCCTTGGATCTGCCACTGATGGCAGAGCTTACATTAGCTTTGATACGTTAAAAAAAGGAGAATATACGTTTGGCTGGAGGAAGTCTCCTGTTTCAACAGGCAAAATCCAAAATAAAAAGATAAACGTCTTTCCCAACCCTGTAAAGAATTGGCTTTCTATTGAAATGGAGCAACCCTTTAGTAACCATACCTCTTTGGCGGTCTACAACTCTTCTGGACAACTCATGCTTACAACTAAGTATTGGGCCAATCAAATTGATGTGTCTCAACTTTCTTCAGGCGTCTATTTCTTAAAAATCATTGACCACGGCTTAGAGACAAATTCCATCACTTTCTTGAAAGAATAATCACTCATCTCACTTATCCTATTCTTCATACCTTTTTTTTGCCATTGATCCATTCGACAATTAAAGTTCGTGTGTTTCTTTATATCTTCGAATGATGTCATCTAAGAAGCTATTATATTGGGTTTTTCAGGTACTAGGTTGGTCCTCGTTCTTCTCCTTGGTAATAATTGGTAATTACCTTGAGAAAGGCTTCGTACAGTCATCTGCCCTTCAACAGGCGTT
This genomic interval carries:
- a CDS encoding DUF4290 domain-containing protein, which produces MNSSSLSYNTERDDMVIPEYGRNVQNMIAVAKSIDDKEERNRCAQAIIKVMGQLNPHLRDVEDFNHKLWAHLFIMSNFELDVDSPYPIPSKESFTSKPALMDYPQRRIKYGHYGKIAEDWIKAASEMKDGEEKDALVLRLANMLKASYLIWNKDAVENSVIVKNLQEMSNGSLTISEEKLAETSDLLKNFKRSSKGGNNNKRKNKRRKSK
- the murA gene encoding UDP-N-acetylglucosamine 1-carboxyvinyltransferase, which codes for MGSFEVFGGNKLKGELTPQGAKNEALQVLNTVLLTDQEVIISNIPDIVDVNKLINLLQALGVKVQKLDKGKYSFLADDIDVDYMLTDEFKQKGASLRGSIMIVGPLLARFGKGYIPKPGGDKIGRRRLDTHFIGFEKLGAGFKYDAATNFFKAEAPGNRLKGTYMLLDEASVTGTANIVMAAVLAEGKTTIYNAACEPYLQQLCKMLNSMGAKISGVGSNLLTIEGVEKLGGCEHRILPDMIEIGSFIGLAAMTQSDITIKNVSYENLGIIPDVFKRLGIKMELIGDDLRIPEQELYEIETFIDGSIMTISDAPWPGFTPDLLSIILVTATQARGSVLVHQKMFESRLFFVDKLIDMGAQIILCDPHRATVIGLERKTQLRGITMTSPDIRAGVSLLIAALSAEGRSLIHNIEQIDRGYENIELRLNNLGADIRRI
- a CDS encoding TlpA family protein disulfide reductase, which encodes MRKIKLFIIPLFSILILTSSFHWPPEKQFWSIKAWLKSIQGTQVGINVGDIAPDIKMGGIDGKELSLYDLRGKVVLIDFWASWCGPCRYENPNVVEAYDKYHSEKFRNGKGFEVFSVSLDAYKSAWTNAVKKDNLKWKYHVCDFKKWSNEAAKLYKINSIPTNVLVDGNGVIIAKNLRGIELHKALDKILE
- a CDS encoding HesA/MoeB/ThiF family protein, which codes for MDRYSRQTKLTNINERGQELLLTSSVLIIGVGGLGCPVAQYLVGAGVGRVGLVDGDTVDLSNLHRQVLYTEEDCRSPKASAAMRHLKNLNSTVELEAFDSYLSEAMALELFDRFEIIIDCTDNIPARLLINDVCCKLDKAWVYGGVRQFEGQVSVFNHENGPSYKCLFPNHAVNQASCIDEGVLGTSPGIVGTYMANETIKLILGIGDLLSGKLMVINFLSNSTHIYVVKRNPENFVFGEFETIRTITPIELKNKFGKEDFLLIDVREANEVAICTLPDAIHLPLSTFSTSYEVIENETRRPIIAYCHHGMRSLQALQFLQSKGFQNLHNLSGGIDQWAKEIDPAMKRY
- a CDS encoding M1 family aminopeptidase, with translation MRAITFQLFLFLLTSNLLTFGQEANPYKCSHSTHLFEKTGSTDNLRSDTIDILNYDITLDFANVGSQEIAGICHIKFRSLQNNVSTLSLDLLQLTIDSITQGGQILTYHYNDTLIVANLASALNIGDVDSVTVFYHGQPQGDPSGWGGFYFQGNYSYNLGVGFEADPHNYGRVWHPCFDNFVERATYDITLLTPSNLRGYANGLITSEIDHGSYYERSWSLNQSIPTYLACVAVGQYTHVEQNYLSPITSNSTPMYLIAEPADTTGFKSSFVNLEGAMNGFEQQYGPYLWDKVGFHLVPFTSGAMEHATSIAYPKVAANGSLSNETLMAHELSHHWWGNLVTCRTDGDMWINEGFASYSEKIFLEHVYSYDRYLTDVKANHKDVLLNAHVRDGGYFAISGVPHSITYGDHSYNKGADIAHNLRTYMGDSAFFNGLQSFLADHAFEDVDAYDFRDHLNANSPIDVTDFFEDWVFNAGFPGFVIDSSLLIQNGNNYDVAIYVHQKLRGTNHYYANVPMEITFVSDGWEDTTFSFVCDGEFTTAQFTVPFLPVMSYLNGNDRLSMAVTAENQVVNGTNTQDLSYAMFRYIPSNAPDSSFVRIEHYWVAPDGFQEPENEFAYYISEERFWKVDGIWADGFHATGRVYFTGKPGVSTELDPVLASKPGFHEDSLVLLYRENASSLWHPVENISIQTLGSATDGRAYISFDTLKKGEYTFGWRKSPVSTGKIQNKKINVFPNPVKNWLSIEMEQPFSNHTSLAVYNSSGQLMLTTKYWANQIDVSQLSSGVYFLKIIDHGLETNSITFLKE